One genomic region from Shewanella aestuarii encodes:
- a CDS encoding LON peptidase substrate-binding domain-containing protein yields MQTREMALLIQDAVLLPAGRLEIRVALPAELAMVVMVLKGQCGLAFGAQKSNDTLPCYATVTECDIIDFNQLEDNTLSIVLEGRQRLKVLSAAMRSDGIWIARTLPCQNWRDEPIVGEFEIISAALEQFYEVNPDLLELYTQVHLEDATWVSQRWLEVLPMYNRDKLLLVEQPDCHKTMDFVLQLLRSHVDV; encoded by the coding sequence ATGCAAACCCGTGAAATGGCCTTATTAATTCAGGATGCGGTGTTATTGCCAGCGGGAAGGCTTGAAATTCGAGTGGCATTACCTGCTGAGCTGGCAATGGTTGTTATGGTTCTAAAAGGGCAATGTGGCTTAGCGTTTGGTGCGCAAAAGTCCAATGATACTTTGCCCTGTTATGCCACGGTCACCGAATGTGACATCATTGATTTTAATCAACTTGAAGACAATACATTGAGCATTGTACTTGAAGGAAGGCAGCGGCTTAAAGTGTTATCAGCAGCGATGCGAAGTGATGGTATTTGGATAGCGAGAACCTTACCTTGTCAAAATTGGCGTGATGAACCTATTGTGGGGGAATTTGAAATAATCAGTGCTGCATTAGAGCAGTTTTATGAGGTTAATCCCGATTTGCTTGAACTTTATACCCAGGTGCATTTAGAAGATGCGACATGGGTTAGTCAGCGCTGGTTAGAAGTCTTGCCTATGTACAATCGTGATAAATTGTTATTGGTTGAGCAACCTGATTGCCATAAAACCATGGACTTTGTACTGCAATTATTGCGATCCCATGTGGATGTTTAG
- a CDS encoding pseudouridine synthase — protein MSYKPSDTKRANAGCATSKDANDKVSNRCGAIAAQPSFVVLPQQQNPQHHTVMDFLIAKFPQIAAKVWLDRVTSGKVHWLNGELISVSTAYVPSARVYYYREVEAETQVPFSEVILHQDEHKMIVYKPHFLPVTPGGNYVNECLVHRLRKRTGIDTIAPAHRLDKDTAGVMLMTVNPDTRHAYHQLFVDGAIQKHYQALAMLTADILKQYQQGQLKLPHMWTVKNRIEPADPSFIMQITPGEVNSHSQISLVAIHNNIGLFELSPITGKTHQLRVHMQSLGMPLINDRFYPVLQPKGPDNFAKPLKLLAQRLQFIDPISQQHNDWCCEGLDLSLI, from the coding sequence ATGTCGTATAAACCTTCTGACACTAAACGAGCCAATGCAGGCTGCGCTACCTCCAAAGACGCTAATGACAAGGTATCCAATCGTTGCGGCGCTATTGCTGCGCAGCCGTCTTTTGTCGTGTTACCTCAACAACAAAACCCACAACATCACACAGTGATGGATTTTCTGATTGCTAAATTTCCGCAGATTGCTGCAAAGGTATGGCTAGATAGAGTCACCAGTGGCAAAGTCCATTGGCTAAATGGTGAGTTGATTTCTGTCTCAACTGCTTATGTGCCTAGTGCTAGAGTTTATTATTATCGTGAAGTGGAAGCGGAAACTCAGGTGCCGTTTTCAGAGGTTATTTTGCATCAAGACGAGCATAAAATGATCGTCTATAAGCCGCATTTTTTACCCGTTACCCCCGGAGGTAATTACGTTAATGAATGTTTAGTGCATCGGCTACGTAAGCGCACGGGGATTGATACCATTGCTCCTGCTCATCGTTTAGATAAAGACACTGCAGGGGTGATGTTAATGACAGTGAATCCTGATACTCGTCATGCGTATCATCAATTATTTGTTGATGGCGCAATTCAAAAGCATTATCAGGCATTAGCGATGTTGACAGCAGATATCTTGAAACAATATCAGCAAGGTCAGCTAAAACTCCCGCATATGTGGACGGTTAAAAATCGTATTGAACCAGCCGATCCCAGTTTTATTATGCAAATCACGCCAGGCGAGGTGAATAGCCATTCACAAATCAGTCTGGTAGCCATTCATAACAATATTGGTTTGTTTGAGCTCAGTCCGATCACGGGCAAAACCCATCAATTACGAGTGCACATGCAAAGCCTTGGTATGCCATTGATTAACGACAGGTTTTATCCTGTGCTTCAGCCCAAAGGGCCTGATAACTTTGCTAAACCATTAAAGTTATTGGCACAGCGATTGCAATTTATTGATCCAATTAGTCAACAGCATAATGATTGGTGCTGTGAAGGGCTTGATTTATCATTAATTTAA